The DNA sequence CACTTAAATGATGTGGCTCACGATCTAAAAACTGCTTCATCCCCACCTTCGTCGCATACTCCTCGACCAGGCGGTTCATTTCTTCATACGATACGCACTTATTTTCAAGACCAAATGCAATATCGTCGCGCACAGTACTTCCAACGAACTGATTATCAGGATTTTGAAAAACAATCCCAATTTTTTGTCTAATCTCAAACACTGTTTCTTCATTTAATGGCTGACCATCTACAACAATCTTCCCAGCCTGAGCTTCTATTAAACCAACTAATAACTTTGATAACGTCGACTTCCCAGAACCATTATGTCCTAAAATTGTGACAAACTCACCTTGATTAATCTTTAAACTATAATCTTTTAAAACCGTCTGACCTTCATCATAACCAAACGTCACATTTTCTAATCGAATCATCTCTGACACCGAGCTCCACCACCCTATATATTTTAATTCATAACGACTTAAATAGCCATTCCATCTAAATCAGCATCTGCACTTCCAACAATCTCAATCACTAAATAATGAGGTGCACAAATAATACTTTGTCCCACCTTACTAATTGTCCCTACTTCAACACAATCATGATCTGGACAATCAGCCTCTTCAATATGCACACCATCTTTATC is a window from the Turicibacter bilis genome containing:
- a CDS encoding energy-coupling factor transporter ATPase, which encodes MIRLENVTFGYDEGQTVLKDYSLKINQGEFVTILGHNGSGKSTLSKLLVGLIEAQAGKIVVDGQPLNEETVFEIRQKIGIVFQNPDNQFVGSTVRDDIAFGLENKCVSYEEMNRLVEEYATKVGMKQFLDREPHHLSGGEKQRVAIAGVLALGAKIIILDEATAMLDPQGRENMMELVHELAQDEDKTIIMITHHLDEAVKSDRIVVMNAGQIILEGTPKEVFAEKELLESVKLDVPFAVKASYDLKQKGILSEICTSDEELMGELCKLNLNQ